A region from the Triticum aestivum cultivar Chinese Spring chromosome 3D, IWGSC CS RefSeq v2.1, whole genome shotgun sequence genome encodes:
- the LOC123074571 gene encoding protein MIZU-KUSSEI 1: MRNIMERSPHESSFSFSRRHFKWPVLGKSSSHGATSTAVAEEGFVKISSDKRAEEEEEEASLAFSFHSEDFVSPPPKPLKQHRKNTRPGRTAVSRLRTALAAAISGRHRQVGLGSRLTGTLYGHRRGHVHLAFQVDPRACPALLLELTAPTASLVREMASGLVRIALECERSKGASAFPGTTAGAGAGRKLLEETVWRAYCNGKGCGYAVRRECGAADWRVLRALEPVSMGAGVIPASCGGGEGDVMYMRARFERVVGSRDSEAFYMINPDSSSNANSVGPELSVYLLRV; this comes from the coding sequence ATGAGGAACATCATGGAGAGAAGCCCCCACGAGTCCTCATTCTCCTTCTCCCGGAGGCACTTCAAGTGGCCGGTTCTCGGCAAGAGCAGCAGCCATGGCGCCACTAGCACCGCCGTCGCCGAGGAAGGTTTCGTCAAGATCAGCTCGGATaagcgggccgaggaggaggaggaggaggcgtccttGGCTTTCTCCTTCCACTCGGAGGACTTCGTGTCTCCCCCGCCCAAGCCGCTCAAGCAGCACCGCAAGAATACTAGGCCAGGCCGCACGGCCGTGTCGCGCCTGCGCACGGCGCTGGCAGCGGCAATCTCCGGCCGGCACCGGCAGGTCGGCCTCGGCTCGCGGCTCACCGGCACGCTGTACGGGCACCGTCGCGGCCACGTCCACCTCGCGTTCCAGGTCGACCCGCGCGCGTGCCCGGCGCTGCTGCTGGAGCTGACCGCGCCCACGGCGTCGCTGGTTCGCGAGATGGCCTCGGGCCTCGTGCGCATCGCACTCGAGTGCGAGCGCTCCAAGGGCGCCTCCGCATTCCCCGGCACCACCGCGGGCGCCGGCGCGGGCAGGAAGCTGCTGGAGGAGACGGTGTGGCGCGCCTACTGCAACGGCAAGGGATGCGGGTACGCGGTGCGGCGCGAGTGCGGGGCCGCAGACTGGCGGGTGCTGCGCGCGCTGGAGCCCGTGTCCATGGGGGCCGGGGTCATACCGGCGTCCTGCGGTGGCGGCGAGGGAGACGTCATGTACATGCGCGCGCGGTTCGAGCGCGTGGTGGGCTCGCGCGACTCGGAGGCATTCTACATGATCAACCCGGACAGCAGCAGCAATGCCAACAGCGTCGGCCCCGAGCTTAGCGTCTACCTTCTTAGAGTTTGA